The DNA segment ACCCGCACCGCGACCGGCTGTGCCTGGTCCAGCTTTCCTCCGGCGACGGGCGCAGCCATCTGGTGCAGCTCCGCAAGGGGCAGTACGACGCGCCGAACCTGAAGCGGCTGCTGACCGATCCGGGAACGCTGAAGCTGTTCCACTTCGCCCGCTTCGATCTGGCGGTGATGTACAAGTATCTCGGAGTCATGTGCGCGCCGGTCTACTGCACCAAGATCGCCTCCAAGCTGACCCGCACCTTCACTGACCGGCACGGGCTGAAGGACCTCTGCAAGGACATGACCGGGATCGAGCTGTCCAAGCAGCAGCAGTCCAGCGACTGGGGCGCGGAGGAGTTGACGGCCGATCAGCTC comes from the Indioceanicola profundi genome and includes:
- a CDS encoding ribonuclease D; this translates as MPIDLHDGDLPDGLDLGPVVAIDTETMGLNPHRDRLCLVQLSSGDGRSHLVQLRKGQYDAPNLKRLLTDPGTLKLFHFARFDLAVMYKYLGVMCAPVYCTKIASKLTRTFTDRHGLKDLCKDMTGIELSKQQQSSDWGAEELTADQLKYAASDVLYLHEIKAKLDLVLAREGRTELAQACFDFLPTRALLDLGGWDEPDIFAH